In one window of Spiroplasma corruscae DNA:
- a CDS encoding PD-(D/E)XK motif protein yields MNKLSMENINILENSNGFAWGKIQSSNQYFILKQIKDFSNLPKGVKTLNKPNFSYYPSISGIGVAAKEDERAIGFPSDRLLLEIDDTKTDAEIIFLVKNCPEKIARMIYEIFLQQATENSIYDIVCELENIFGVVWKIDKKFQIGLIGELLVIQKNQKYLNELSSSYHIENIKSKKFTSKTDFQIDHNNKNINIEVKTTTSQDGMFKMKNDQVNKNINDYYAAVSIKLVKKSGQTVIDLIDWFLKIPQLASEIKDTFEEIKKSHDNRTLVRFDHKNVILKFIDTKEIPYIENHSDLIKEVTYEVNLFSFKNLTLEEIFDN; encoded by the coding sequence ATGAACAAGTTAAGTATGGAAAACATTAATATTTTAGAAAACTCAAATGGATTTGCTTGAGGCAAAATACAAAGTTCAAATCAATATTTTATATTAAAACAAATCAAAGATTTTAGTAACTTACCAAAGGGTGTTAAGACTCTTAATAAACCCAACTTCTCATATTACCCATCAATTAGTGGAATAGGTGTAGCAGCTAAAGAAGATGAAAGAGCAATTGGTTTCCCATCTGATAGATTATTACTTGAGATTGACGATACTAAAACAGATGCAGAAATAATTTTTTTAGTGAAAAATTGCCCAGAAAAAATAGCTAGAATGATTTATGAAATATTTTTACAACAAGCAACTGAAAATAGTATTTATGATATTGTTTGTGAATTAGAAAATATATTTGGAGTTGTTTGAAAAATAGATAAAAAGTTTCAAATAGGTTTAATTGGAGAGTTATTGGTTATACAAAAAAACCAAAAATATTTAAACGAACTTTCAAGTTCTTATCACATTGAAAATATTAAAAGTAAAAAGTTTACTTCAAAAACAGATTTTCAAATTGATCATAATAATAAAAATATTAATATTGAAGTTAAGACTACAACAAGCCAAGATGGAATGTTTAAGATGAAAAATGACCAAGTTAATAAAAATATAAATGATTATTATGCAGCTGTAAGTATTAAATTAGTAAAAAAAAGCGGACAAACTGTAATCGATTTAATTGATTGATTTTTAAAAATTCCTCAATTAGCAAGCGAGATTAAAGATACCTTTGAGGAAATAAAGAAATCACATGATAATAGAACTCTTGTTAGGTTCGATCATAAGAATGTTATTCTTAAGTTTATAGACACAAAAGAAATTCCATATATTGAAAATCATTCTGATTTGATTAAAGAAGTTACTTATGAAGTTAATTTATTTTCATTTAAAAATTTAACATTAGAAGAGATTTTTGATAACTAA
- a CDS encoding Z1 domain-containing protein, with product MSTSKARLIIDKSIKRETKFIPEKTFNLTKDKFIKDNPSYGINLLSDVIEVNMDKVIKCIDLNKSIQKVLLFGEVQSGKTNNMIFLTSMLRDKGFNKFILFTGTKNNLNIQNVSRFKESNKDCSFKDFKELNNFFLKSENCQFLYGIKQNISNLLKNFQDLSEVDYEDWKIIIIDDEADEASSEKSKVDRTVNTNIDKLLSYKTKNKLYFSVTATPYANLLSYTDSLTPDYLVPLSSSKSYCGLKEFIDNNSYIELEENLVEGLKNISYNNEKLNNFMKNTITDFLCICFKYSRNFQFLINVDSSKNKIKNLATYFRFIVNLIKIEKDDFFLNHVGGDELKEFKLYLNALKVKYTIEGINYIREDTPEIIIGGNLLSRGITFDNLLYQIMINHASPNNLTSDTLLQRARWFGYREQFIKEMKIFVTKVAKKFYEEIYYLESNIRDMYSKLYEHNSGKKEKIEELFKTMSLKWTS from the coding sequence ATGTCGACTAGTAAAGCAAGATTAATTATTGATAAATCAATAAAAAGAGAAACAAAATTCATTCCAGAGAAAACTTTTAATTTAACAAAGGATAAATTTATAAAAGATAATCCTTCGTATGGCATTAACTTATTAAGTGATGTTATTGAAGTTAATATGGATAAAGTTATCAAATGCATAGATCTTAATAAAAGTATACAAAAAGTTTTATTATTTGGTGAAGTTCAATCAGGTAAAACAAATAATATGATATTTTTAACATCTATGTTAAGAGATAAAGGATTTAATAAATTTATATTATTTACTGGTACAAAAAATAATTTAAATATACAAAACGTAAGTAGATTCAAGGAATCTAATAAGGATTGTAGTTTCAAAGATTTTAAAGAACTAAATAATTTTTTTCTTAAATCAGAAAATTGTCAATTCTTGTATGGGATTAAACAAAACATTTCCAATCTACTTAAAAATTTTCAAGATTTATCAGAAGTTGATTATGAAGATTGAAAGATTATTATAATAGATGACGAAGCAGACGAAGCTTCTTCCGAGAAAAGCAAAGTAGATAGAACAGTTAATACAAATATTGACAAATTACTAAGTTATAAAACAAAAAATAAATTATATTTTTCTGTTACAGCTACACCTTACGCAAATTTATTATCATATACAGATTCATTAACTCCAGATTATTTAGTGCCATTAAGTTCTTCTAAAAGTTATTGTGGATTAAAAGAATTTATTGATAATAATAGTTATATTGAGCTTGAGGAAAACTTAGTAGAAGGTTTAAAAAATATTAGTTATAACAACGAAAAATTGAATAATTTTATGAAAAATACTATTACAGATTTTCTATGTATATGTTTTAAGTATTCAAGAAATTTTCAGTTTTTAATAAATGTTGATAGTAGTAAAAATAAGATAAAAAACCTAGCCACTTATTTTAGATTTATTGTAAATTTAATAAAAATTGAAAAAGATGACTTTTTTTTAAATCATGTTGGTGGAGATGAATTAAAAGAATTTAAATTATATTTAAATGCATTAAAAGTTAAGTATACGATTGAAGGAATTAATTATATTAGAGAAGATACACCAGAAATAATTATTGGTGGTAATTTATTATCAAGAGGTATTACATTTGATAATTTATTGTATCAAATTATGATAAATCACGCTTCACCAAATAATCTGACATCAGACACATTGTTACAAAGAGCAAGGTGGTTTGGGTACAGAGAACAATTCATTAAAGAAATGAAAATATTTGTAACTAAAGTAGCTAAAAAATTTTATGAAGAGATTTATTATTTAGAAAGTAATATAAGAGATATGTATAGTAAATTATATGAACATAATTCTGGAAAAAAGGAGAAAATAGAAGAATTGTTTAAAACAATGTCTTTGAAATGAACAAGTTAA
- a CDS encoding ATP-binding protein produces MHENKNKIPRTNREFLGYIDKTTSHIYMISEFIDNSIQSALDYNQQHVNVNVIVNLKDEYMIIADDACGIPYDKRDIAIKNGKSEYEQGDSLNMFGVGMKMASIWFGKRLRIYTKHINDNFAYSLTLDVDELKDEDFYFTDVKNIDISKESGYKFDYKNGTIIKIDKLHLKSVHAGRYDAKMFRKGEKNTGKALEEQIACRYARFLRKGMLSINLSFINKKGNEEMSNGKSIDITKAMIPNSFISSFGKNDYEYAPGKNINTTREYKERYNILKKAYENKLQDNVGFVGLTYGDIFEKFEKQEEFKFECKIALAENEYKNYKIPFIFGFIGKNDALLKYNGLSVYQDGRAIIAGPNSKLNTLTWLSFDKALSNKSYYINNRFIGEIELDDKKIFRVDNNKMGFHGTVKEDIEKNIISVFKSNLEPIFREMLELIFHKDEQVKSDKEIKQEIERFSEIVNKNKTLEKFDVIPKELTMIDPDNDDERTISSFSVRELETANTLYNLTYNINNTEFDNDNLRIFKVESSILDGVQLLILHVNKDFYGFKKGIKDESLLVLINPIINLILCSLSTCKSDKERLNKIFQIVEILHNVD; encoded by the coding sequence ATGCATGAAAACAAAAATAAAATACCTAGAACTAATAGAGAGTTTCTAGGATATATTGATAAAACAACAAGTCATATATATATGATTTCAGAATTTATCGATAATTCAATTCAATCCGCTCTTGATTATAATCAACAGCATGTTAACGTTAACGTTATAGTAAATTTAAAGGATGAATACATGATAATTGCTGATGATGCTTGTGGAATACCATATGATAAAAGAGACATTGCAATTAAAAATGGTAAGTCTGAGTATGAACAAGGTGATTCTTTAAACATGTTTGGTGTTGGGATGAAAATGGCTTCCATTTGATTTGGAAAAAGATTAAGAATATACACTAAGCATATAAATGATAATTTTGCCTACTCATTAACTCTAGATGTTGATGAATTAAAAGATGAGGATTTTTATTTTACAGATGTAAAAAATATTGATATATCAAAGGAATCAGGTTATAAGTTTGATTATAAAAATGGTACTATTATAAAAATTGATAAATTACACTTAAAATCAGTTCATGCGGGTAGATATGATGCAAAAATGTTTAGAAAAGGTGAAAAAAATACAGGAAAAGCCTTAGAAGAACAAATAGCATGTAGATATGCTAGATTCTTGAGAAAAGGAATGTTGTCTATTAATTTGAGTTTTATTAATAAAAAAGGTAATGAAGAGATGTCTAATGGTAAAAGTATAGACATTACAAAAGCGATGATCCCTAACTCATTTATATCAAGCTTTGGGAAAAATGATTATGAATATGCTCCTGGAAAAAATATAAATACAACAAGAGAATATAAAGAAAGATATAACATATTAAAAAAAGCTTATGAAAATAAATTACAAGATAATGTTGGTTTTGTAGGTCTTACATACGGTGATATATTTGAGAAATTTGAAAAGCAAGAAGAATTTAAATTTGAGTGTAAAATTGCATTAGCTGAAAATGAGTATAAAAATTACAAGATTCCGTTTATATTTGGATTTATTGGTAAGAATGATGCATTATTAAAATATAATGGGTTATCTGTTTATCAAGATGGAAGAGCAATTATCGCTGGTCCTAATTCAAAACTTAATACTCTAACATGATTATCATTTGACAAAGCGTTATCAAATAAAAGTTATTATATAAATAATAGATTTATCGGTGAAATTGAACTGGATGATAAAAAGATATTTAGAGTTGATAATAATAAAATGGGTTTTCACGGCACTGTTAAAGAAGATATCGAAAAAAATATTATATCAGTATTCAAAAGCAACCTTGAACCTATATTTAGAGAAATGCTTGAATTAATTTTTCATAAGGATGAACAAGTTAAAAGTGATAAAGAAATAAAACAAGAAATTGAAAGATTTTCAGAAATTGTTAATAAAAATAAAACACTAGAAAAATTTGATGTTATTCCAAAAGAATTAACTATGATTGACCCGGATAATGATGACGAGAGAACTATTAGTTCGTTTTCTGTTAGAGAATTAGAGACTGCTAATACTTTATACAACCTAACTTATAATATTAATAACACTGAATTTGATAATGATAATTTAAGAATTTTTAAGGTTGAAAGTTCTATTTTAGATGGGGTTCAGTTACTAATACTTCATGTTAACAAAGACTTTTATGGATTCAAGAAAGGTATCAAAGATGAATCTTTATTGGTGTTGATTAACCCAATCATAAATTTAATATTATGTTCTCTTTCAACATGCAAGAGCGATAAAGAAAGATTAAATAAAATATTTCAAATAGTGGAGATTTTACATAATGTCGACTAG
- the dndC gene encoding DNA phosphorothioation system sulfurtransferase DndC: MENRLDLHVKKIKETKNNIKNIYKNSNYTWMIGFSGGKDSSVLVQIILESLLEIDKKFYNKDLHIVSSDTLIENPIVLKQLNESLDIIKSFCKLNNLPVIVHKVLPDYNESFWVNLIGRGYPLPNQSFRWCTDRLKIKPMNEYINKLDQNNKDVLTVLGVRTGESNSRDLKLINTKIENSLLRKNNTNNSYVFAPIENFSLFDIWKYLGESNLKYFKKNNNKLSILYEDSSVGVEECPSSLDDKLQKGCGNSRWGCWLCPVVTQDKSLQGFINSGNDWLQPLMDFRNDLIKERDLLENRYFASFRINKKTKVASLIKYRFMDLKEKDGVYFLPKKEGRNKIIYGEYDNKNDQLSWEGKFIKVLTEDKYKELVNNNVINPYNENDITLPENIVIKLNKNKNNNKLTTVGLGPYTLSYRTKLLSKIQELNDNMKNFGVEVISDEEIGLINELFDIVKNALKKDKNSIEKIYNKVNLTMESERNAWKQK; this comes from the coding sequence ATGGAAAATAGACTAGATTTGCACGTTAAAAAAATAAAAGAAACAAAAAATAATATAAAAAATATCTATAAGAATAGTAATTATACTTGAATGATAGGTTTTTCAGGAGGGAAAGATTCAAGTGTGTTAGTTCAAATAATACTTGAATCATTATTGGAAATAGATAAAAAATTTTATAATAAAGATCTTCATATTGTAAGTTCTGATACACTTATTGAAAATCCAATTGTATTAAAGCAGTTGAATGAATCATTAGACATTATAAAATCATTCTGTAAACTTAATAACTTACCTGTTATTGTTCATAAGGTTTTACCTGATTATAATGAGTCGTTTTGAGTTAATTTAATTGGAAGGGGATATCCACTACCAAATCAAAGTTTTAGATGATGTACCGATAGATTAAAAATCAAACCAATGAATGAGTATATAAATAAATTAGATCAGAATAATAAGGATGTTTTAACCGTTTTAGGAGTTAGAACTGGAGAATCAAACAGTAGAGATTTAAAATTAATAAACACTAAAATTGAAAACTCACTATTAAGAAAAAATAATACAAATAATAGTTATGTATTTGCACCGATTGAAAACTTTAGTTTGTTTGATATATGAAAATATTTAGGAGAATCAAACCTAAAATACTTTAAAAAAAACAATAACAAACTATCTATATTATATGAAGATTCATCAGTTGGAGTTGAAGAGTGTCCTTCTTCATTAGATGATAAACTTCAAAAAGGATGTGGAAATTCTAGATGAGGTTGCTGACTTTGCCCTGTAGTTACTCAAGATAAATCTTTACAAGGATTTATTAATTCTGGTAACGATTGGTTGCAACCATTAATGGATTTTAGAAATGATTTAATAAAAGAAAGAGATCTTTTAGAGAATAGATATTTTGCATCATTCAGAATTAATAAAAAAACAAAAGTGGCTTCTTTGATAAAATATAGATTTATGGATTTAAAAGAAAAAGATGGAGTATATTTTTTGCCAAAAAAAGAAGGCAGAAATAAAATAATATATGGTGAATATGATAATAAAAATGACCAATTATCATGAGAAGGTAAATTTATTAAAGTATTAACTGAGGATAAGTATAAAGAACTTGTTAATAATAATGTTATAAATCCATATAACGAAAATGATATTACATTACCAGAAAACATAGTAATAAAGTTAAATAAGAATAAAAATAACAATAAATTAACAACTGTCGGTTTAGGACCGTACACGCTTTCATATAGAACTAAATTATTAAGTAAAATTCAAGAATTGAATGATAATATGAAAAACTTTGGAGTAGAAGTTATTTCAGATGAAGAAATAGGTTTAATAAATGAATTATTTGATATTGTAAAAAATGCACTTAAAAAGGATAAAAATTCAATAGAAAAAATATATAATAAAGTAAACTTAACAATGGAGAGTGAAAGAAATGCATGAAAACAAAAATAA